Genomic DNA from Clostridium sp. BJN0013:
CAAAAGACTCCACAATACCCGTAAGCTCCCGGTTTGGATTGTAGATATATAGTTGCATATTCACACCCCCAGAAACTGCGGACGATAGTAAATGCTGACTTCTAGCAGTTCCATATTGACTGAAGCATCGTAGCGCAAAGTGTTAATGCCTGCGGCAAGCTGGAAAAATACCGAATTGGTGTCCAGCAGGGAGAAAGCATTCGTTACCACAGAGCCGTTTATGCTGACTACTCGCTTACCAGCGAAATGGGTATATACACGAAGTTCATCTCCGGCATTCATTGTAGTTAGAAGGCGGATGTATTCCCCGGTATCAATATTTAAGAGTTCTGGATTTGTTACCGTTCCCAGCGCCTGGAATACGATCTCGCATCCACAGGAAACATCACCGATGTTGTCCACCGTGATGATCTGGCTGGGCTGACGCATTCCAAACTCCATGCCGCTTTCAGGTATTTCCAGTTCAAACTCGAATAAAGGTATCCAAGATGCCAGTTCCTCACGCACTTCATTAAGCGTCTCAAAGAAGGGAGACGGGCAGAGGAGACTGACAAAAAAGTTGGGTATCCGCTGCCTGGTGGAAACGGTAAAACCCGCTTCCTCTACAACGCAGGCAATTTGCCGTTCACGATAGATGAGTGTTCCATTCAGCTTAGGGCTAAATATCTGAAGTAAGCGCTGTCGTCGCGAAAAAGCCTCGTCAGGTGTATCTGCTACGACCGTACCCTCCAGTATGATGTTTCGCATATCCAGTGTAGAGGAAATATAAAAAGCACCGTCCTGATCTGGTGCCTTGAAGGTGTTAACGGTCTGACGTATGTTGCCTGTGCCGTCTATCTTGGTAAGGAAATACGGGCGGCTTTGTTTAAGCGTAATGCTTCTGCCATCTGCATTAATATAAGTAAGTTCCATAGTCAGACCTCCTTTATAATTCAAGTGCCAGCTTACGGGAGAGGTTTTTGAACTCCCGTGCCAGTTCTTTTTCAGATAGAGCCCTTGGTGTCACCACTGAGAGATTTTGTGTGATACTTGTGCCGTTGGTGCTGCCTTGCCCGGATAATCCTCTATAATTCAAATCGAAGTTTGTAGGTACCGCATTTTGCATATCCCTTGAAACT
This window encodes:
- a CDS encoding phage tail family protein — its product is MELTYINADGRSITLKQSRPYFLTKIDGTGNIRQTVNTFKAPDQDGAFYISSTLDMRNIILEGTVVADTPDEAFSRRQRLLQIFSPKLNGTLIYRERQIACVVEEAGFTVSTRQRIPNFFVSLLCPSPFFETLNEVREELASWIPLFEFELEIPESGMEFGMRQPSQIITVDNIGDVSCGCEIVFQALGTVTNPELLNIDTGEYIRLLTTMNAGDELRVYTHFAGKRVVSINGSVVTNAFSLLDTNSVFFQLAAGINTLRYDASVNMELLEVSIYYRPQFLGV